DNA from Rosa rugosa chromosome 6, drRosRugo1.1, whole genome shotgun sequence:
AATCTTTTTAGTGGAAATTTCCTTTGACAGAACAATCTAAGCATATCCCAGAGAAAAAATGGGAAAACGAACGGCTCAATCCTTTAACAAAGCCCACCGTTCGTTCGTCGCAGACGATCCGACCCTAGATAACCAAGTCTTCCTTTCCGAGTTCCCGACCCCTCCACTAACAAACACGCAGTGTGTACCTTGGTCCTTTTTGTGTATTCAAAGATTTTTCGGGTAATGCTGCATAATGGTTCCGTCCACTGAATTCAAGATAGACTAGTGAAAATGCAGATGATAATTCTGTCACTATTTGAAAAGGTCATCTAGTGAATGGATTTCCCATGACAAACAGGAAAATTTGAAGCCATAAAGTGATAAAGGACAACCGAAGAGTTCATGTCTTGGTAGTGTGTAACACACAGAATATGAGACTTTCTCCAAAACTTGTTATGATAATAGAATTTCTTCATTAATTAGCCGAGTATGATCACCTATAGTCATGAAGTTCATACCAACCTGCATAAAAGATTTGCTAATGTCATGAGATCGATTCGTCTCAACACAAAAATGTTCATATAATATAGTCTGCAGTAAATCTTTAGTACAGTCAAACCTGCATTTCTGATAAGTACGTGGCTCAGTCAGCTCTGCAAATTTCAGTTCAAATCGTCCTTACTCTGCATCTTCTGCAAAGTTTGGTGGAATCCATTAACAATTTTCAATCCCAATCACCCTTCCAATTCATAAAACCATAATTTCTGTGACCCCCACCCTCACTATATATATCAGAGCTATCAAGTCTCAGCCAAACCAGTGCCGCATTCATCTTTTTCTTTCACTCTCTAGCTTCCTCTCCACTCCCATTACATTCTTCTTCAGTTATCCACGTTAACCCCTTTGTCTCTAGATTGCAACGTCGTCGTCTAACACCGAATATGGGTGGTTGCGGCTCCAGTTCCAGTTCTTCTAGAGGTTAGAACTTTGATGGTTCTGTTTTTGGTTAAACTAGTTTTCAAGGGTTTGAAACTTGTAGATTTGGTGATGTTAGTTGTTTTTGCCTTTGCAGTGTTTTCCAGTTCCTCTGTATGGGCAGGTTTCTTTGGCAGAAGATCAAAGATCAAGTACGTTCACTGTTTAACTTTTGGGTACGACTCTAAGTTGGGTTTGTGTTCGATCGGTTCCCACATACTGAGTGGCTTGATTGCAATATGCTAATCTAGGACTAATCTTGTGTCAATTGCCAACTTGTAGGCATTCTATCAGTACTGGATGTTTGGAATGGGAGGCGTTGGCAAGAAGTAGAAATCACTTTGTGTGTTTTGTTGCCTCGTGGTTCTTGCGCACAGGGAGGTTCAGTCGGATTTAGCTTGGTGCTCAGACGCCCACCAACGTCTCATGTGAACAAGGCATCCAAGGCTGCTTTGGGTGCGTCGAGCTGCAACATAATGCTGGAATTGGAGTCCAATTATATAGGGCCAAAGATATATTAAGGAACATGGTGCCCAGGCATGGGTTACGCagtacttttttttattttatttgttttatttttcctttgtgTCCGTCAGAACACAATGACCATCAACCGGCCGATGAGCACTATATTGGTCGGAGCCGCATGTTTCGGGGAAGGAGTTACTCCTGCTCGACCCACTTGACCATCACTCCATCGTCACAACTCACAAGTTTCAATCTGATCGAGGCGTGCTTTGTATAGATCACTTTGTGTAGATCGgtctagttgaaattaatacACTAGTGCTGATTTTGTTTCAACAATCTCTACCACCATTGTTATAATTGATTCTCTATATTTTGCAATAAAGCAGATATCTCTTCCTCTCAAAACTTCAAGTTATCTTTATCTGGTGAAGTAGTTCACTCAACCTATCAAACACTGATGAAATTGTTCACAAACCTATGTTCATCAACCCATTACAAATTCCAATCACATTGACATGCTCAGTTAGGTGAATTTAGCTTGCCATCAACATATTATATTCAGGgtaaatttttttctttggaaGTGGTCGAGGAAGGAAGAAAATGTGAATCAAACGTTTGAGCTTTGGGGTCTTAATTGAGACAAGGTGATAGCCTCCAAAATTTCAACATGCATAAATATTTAGAGCAAATTTATTTCAACATATGTAATAAGTTCACAAGTTTAACTTTATGATGGAGTTACGTTGTGTGACAAAGAGTTTACACATTCTTGTAACAAATGAACAAAGGGAAGGAATTGAAACTAGATTATAAAATTGGCATAAAATAGGATTTGCAACGTTTGTGCGTGTGAGAATTTGGAGGGTAATGCCGCGAAACTGTTTTATCCTCTAAATTGAAGAAATTTATACCACATAATATTCAGTCACTATTAAGAAATGTTTTTTGTTGAATATTTattaaatcaagaaatttgATTGCACTTCATATTAATGTGCATAAAAAATTCACTAATGTATTTATTGATAAAGAAATTCACCAACCCCCtctcagaaaaaaaagaaaaaagaaattcacCATTTCTCTATTTGTTCTCTCTACTTTGGCATTCGCCCATCACTAGTTAAATAATTTTATTCATTTTACGAAAgtaaaaattgaaataaaagattatcacTTTTGTGAAAATTTCCTTCAACAGAACAATCTAAACATCCCAGAGAAAATGAACGGCCCGATACCAACACAAAGCCCATCGTTCGTTCGTCGCAGACGATCCCACCCCACATAACCGACTCTCCTCGACTCCTCCACTAACAAACACGCAGTGCGCATTGCGCACCCTCTCTTTTTCCCGCCAAAAGTCCCCTTAACTAACCGACTCGTAACAAACCTCCCCTCATTTCAAACCCGAGGCAAAAACCCCTGCAACTTCTCcaagactctctctctctctctctcagagtcCAGCCATGGCTtcccacttctctctctcctccgtctctctcctcaccctcctctctctccttctcaccGCAACCGCCTCGCCGGACACAGCCTCCACAGTCATCGGCGCCACCTACTCCGCCTCCACCGCCGCAACCTACCCCACCCCGCCGACCCCGGAGCGCGTGGCCTCCGCCGTCTCCTCCCTCGGGCTCTCCTCGCTCCGCCTCGACGTCTCCGACCCCGGCCTCGTCCGCGCCTTCCTCTACTCCAACACCACGCTCCTCCTCACCATCCCCAACGCGCTGGTCCCGCCACTCGCCGCCAACCGCTCCAACGCCATGCGGTGGCTCTACGCGCACGTCGTCCCCTTCTTCCCGCGCACCAAGATCGCCGCCATCTCCGTCGGCAACGACGTCCTCGAGTCCACGCCGGAGTTCTCGCAGTTCCTCCTCCCGGCGATCCAGAACGTCCACCTGGCTCTCCTCGACCTCGGGATCCGCAAGATCTCCGTCTCCACCACCTTCTCCTTCGTCAACGTCGTCACGACGCCGTTTCCTCCCTCCGCCGCGCAGTTCCAGGACGCGCCGCTCGAGACGGTGATCAGGCCTCTGCTTCAGTTCTTGCGCGACACCAACTCCTCCTTCTTCATCAACGTCTACCCCTACAACCTCTACCGGCTCCGGAGCGAGATTCCGATCGGGTTCCCTCTCTTTCAGGAGCACCCGTTCAGTTTCCGAGACGACATGACCACCGGCGTGCGCTACCGGAATCTCTTCGACATGATGGTCGACGCCGTCATCTCCGCCATGGCCGTCGCCGGACACGAGAACATTCCGCTGATCGTGACGGAGACGGGTTGGCCCAGCTCCAGCACC
Protein-coding regions in this window:
- the LOC133716888 gene encoding glucan endo-1,3-beta-glucosidase 2 encodes the protein MASHFSLSSVSLLTLLSLLLTATASPDTASTVIGATYSASTAATYPTPPTPERVASAVSSLGLSSLRLDVSDPGLVRAFLYSNTTLLLTIPNALVPPLAANRSNAMRWLYAHVVPFFPRTKIAAISVGNDVLESTPEFSQFLLPAIQNVHLALLDLGIRKISVSTTFSFVNVVTTPFPPSAAQFQDAPLETVIRPLLQFLRDTNSSFFINVYPYNLYRLRSEIPIGFPLFQEHPFSFRDDMTTGVRYRNLFDMMVDAVISAMAVAGHENIPLIVTETGWPSSSTDPREVDANPVYAELYIKGLLGHLRSGRGTPLRKEGVPLVYIYELIDKQVRQGRNWGILFPNMTKKYKSVDYSSGSDSVLGGFGFLKMVVGQFLVFAFLLRGNAAISLL